A region of Streptomyces halobius DNA encodes the following proteins:
- a CDS encoding alpha/beta hydrolase family protein, whose product MTEETHGRKTPMKRRLLLAASAALTLLGTATLFAPAHADTPSVSSARTKPALPEPTGGHRTGMTTLHLVDENRADPWVPKEKRELMVSLWYPAKKPSGTPAPYMTAEESKAYLGATGIPLPPDVLSTVATHSTVDAEPVRPRGGLPLVLLSPGYGMPRATLTGLAEELASRGYAVAAIGHNYEAHGITFPDGHTTSCLVCDAPDDQNVGDVRAADVSFVLDALTGKRPAWKGGTAIDTNRTAMVGHSAGGFSTIPAALRDTRVKAAVNMDGNFRYRNGLPVHRPFLMLGKPSHVPGGPDSTWDKTWTQLTGWKRWLSVDGTEHLSFSDLAALSKQFGVPLQKLDGDRADTLTRAYIAAFVDAHLRGRDVPLLNGPSPKFPEAKFHQP is encoded by the coding sequence ATGACAGAAGAAACCCATGGCAGGAAGACACCAATGAAGCGCAGACTGCTGCTCGCGGCGTCAGCCGCCCTCACTCTCCTCGGCACGGCCACCCTTTTCGCCCCCGCCCATGCCGATACCCCATCAGTGTCCTCGGCCCGGACCAAGCCCGCATTGCCCGAGCCCACCGGCGGACACCGGACAGGAATGACCACCCTGCACCTGGTGGACGAGAACAGAGCCGATCCGTGGGTACCGAAGGAGAAGCGGGAACTGATGGTCTCCCTCTGGTATCCGGCCAAGAAGCCCTCGGGCACACCCGCTCCGTACATGACCGCTGAAGAGTCCAAGGCGTACCTGGGAGCCACCGGAATTCCGCTGCCGCCGGACGTGCTGAGCACGGTGGCAACCCATTCCACCGTCGACGCCGAGCCGGTCAGGCCCCGCGGCGGACTGCCCCTGGTCCTTCTGTCGCCGGGCTACGGAATGCCGCGCGCCACGCTGACGGGGCTGGCCGAGGAATTGGCCAGCCGCGGCTACGCCGTCGCCGCGATCGGACACAACTACGAGGCCCACGGCATCACCTTTCCCGACGGGCACACCACCTCCTGCCTGGTATGCGACGCCCCGGACGATCAGAACGTGGGAGACGTCCGTGCCGCGGACGTCTCGTTCGTGCTCGACGCACTCACCGGCAAACGCCCGGCATGGAAGGGCGGCACGGCTATCGACACCAATCGGACTGCCATGGTCGGACACTCGGCCGGAGGCTTCAGCACGATCCCGGCCGCGCTGCGGGACACGCGAGTGAAGGCCGCGGTCAATATGGACGGCAACTTCCGGTACCGCAACGGCCTGCCCGTGCACCGGCCCTTCCTGATGCTGGGCAAGCCCAGCCACGTGCCCGGCGGCCCCGACTCCACCTGGGACAAGACCTGGACCCAACTCACCGGCTGGAAGCGGTGGCTGAGCGTCGACGGGACGGAGCACCTGTCCTTCAGCGACCTGGCAGCCCTGTCCAAGCAGTTCGGTGTTCCGCTCCAAAAACTCGACGGTGATCGTGCCGATACCCTCACCCGCGCCTACATCGCCGCATTCGTCGATGCACACCTGCGCGGACGGGATGTTCCCTTGCTGAACGGACCATCACCGAAGTTCCCGGAAGCAAAGTTCCATCAGCCGTAA
- a CDS encoding ABC transporter permease, whose translation MTTLTSVTPTTSAAPLAEPPARFRDLLASEWIKMRSLRSTSWTITLTILFVIGSAAAAALADYNNFAGAGPSTRQPHDFLPFDAYPPGGYWTLMLVVGSIGALTVVSEYSSGLIRTTTVAVPVRGSVVLAKAVVTAALWTAVGTVISTGSFLISQAILNGRHAGVPITHPGVFRALVASALLAPVCALVGLGLGVLIRHSAATMVTSVFTLLMLPTLFSQSERWSADLNHAMVISAWKRLVQNWQPDTESHMFTATVPGSWIVYALWPLIAVALAVVVVRHRDV comes from the coding sequence ATGACCACACTCACCTCCGTCACCCCGACCACCTCAGCCGCGCCCCTTGCCGAGCCGCCCGCCCGCTTCCGCGACCTGCTCGCCTCCGAGTGGATCAAGATGCGGTCCCTGCGCTCCACCTCGTGGACGATCACACTCACCATCCTGTTCGTCATCGGGTCCGCCGCCGCGGCGGCGCTGGCGGACTACAACAACTTCGCGGGCGCCGGCCCGAGCACGCGGCAGCCCCACGACTTCCTGCCCTTCGACGCCTATCCGCCGGGCGGCTACTGGACGCTAATGCTCGTCGTCGGCAGCATCGGTGCCCTCACCGTCGTGAGCGAGTACAGCAGCGGCCTGATCCGCACCACCACCGTGGCCGTCCCTGTCCGCGGCTCGGTGGTGCTGGCCAAGGCGGTCGTCACCGCCGCGCTGTGGACCGCGGTCGGCACGGTCATCTCCACCGGTTCCTTCCTGATCTCCCAGGCCATCTTGAACGGGCGGCACGCCGGGGTCCCGATCACCCATCCCGGGGTGTTCCGGGCGCTGGTGGCATCCGCGCTGCTGGCCCCGGTCTGCGCACTGGTCGGCCTGGGCCTCGGCGTCCTGATCCGGCACAGCGCCGCGACCATGGTCACCAGCGTCTTCACGCTGCTGATGCTGCCCACGCTCTTCTCGCAGAGCGAGCGCTGGTCCGCCGACCTCAACCACGCGATGGTGATCAGCGCCTGGAAGCGCCTGGTCCAGAACTGGCAGCCGGATACCGAATCCCACATGTTCACCGCCACGGTCCCCGGCTCCTGGATTGTGTACGCGCTCTGGCCGCTGATCGCCGTCGCACTCGCCGTGGTCGTCGTGCGGCACCGCGACGTCTGA
- a CDS encoding ABC transporter ATP-binding protein translates to MIEVKELTKRYGSKTAVDHLSFTVRPGQVTGFLGPNGAGKTTTLRMILGLDAPTGGTATVSGVPFRSHPRGLRHVGALLDANQVHGGRSAAAHLSALARSNGLPLRRVDEVLQEVGLAEAATRRIGGFSLGMKQRLGIATALLGDPPVLMFDEPVNGMDPEGVLWMRRLFRRLAAEGRTVFLSSHLMSEMENTADQLVVIGRGRLIAAESVRDFAARGTRLSVVVGTPQAAELAAVLTAAGASVEPEGSAGAEKLAVTGLPADRIAALASENQILLNELTTRTASLEAAFMELTADSVEYLAGQPR, encoded by the coding sequence GTGATCGAAGTCAAGGAACTCACCAAGCGCTACGGCAGCAAGACCGCCGTCGACCATCTGTCCTTCACCGTGCGGCCGGGCCAGGTCACCGGATTCCTCGGCCCCAACGGAGCCGGCAAGACCACCACCCTGCGGATGATCCTCGGCCTGGACGCGCCCACCGGCGGCACCGCCACCGTAAGCGGCGTCCCCTTCCGCAGCCACCCGCGCGGACTGCGGCACGTCGGCGCCCTCCTCGACGCCAACCAGGTCCACGGCGGACGCAGCGCCGCAGCCCACTTGTCCGCCCTGGCCCGCAGCAACGGCCTCCCGCTGCGCCGAGTGGACGAGGTACTGCAGGAGGTGGGGCTGGCCGAGGCGGCGACCCGCCGCATCGGCGGGTTCTCGCTCGGCATGAAGCAGCGGCTGGGGATCGCCACCGCACTGCTCGGCGACCCGCCCGTGCTGATGTTCGACGAGCCGGTCAACGGCATGGACCCGGAGGGCGTGCTCTGGATGCGCCGCCTCTTCCGGCGCCTGGCGGCCGAGGGTCGCACGGTCTTCCTCTCCAGCCACCTGATGTCGGAGATGGAGAACACCGCCGACCAGCTCGTCGTCATCGGCCGGGGCCGCCTCATCGCCGCCGAGTCGGTACGGGACTTCGCAGCCCGCGGCACCCGCCTCAGCGTCGTGGTCGGCACACCGCAGGCCGCCGAGCTGGCAGCGGTGCTGACCGCCGCGGGCGCGTCGGTCGAGCCGGAGGGCTCGGCGGGAGCCGAGAAGCTCGCCGTCACCGGGCTCCCGGCGGACCGGATCGCAGCGCTCGCCTCCGAGAACCAGATCCTGCTGAACGAGCTGACCACCCGCACCGCCTCATTGGAGGCGGCCTTCATGGAACTCACCGCCGACAGCGTCGAATACCTGGCAGGACAGCCCCGATGA
- a CDS encoding ATP-binding protein, translating to MTRTKVMAWAGGVLYLFMLGLLVGGATRASGTVHAVGSLLAVSLLAGVLRRTPLLALAMTLFGSTAVVVGTPGSVHASLAVSYQGQFLSYLAADLVLSFIVATCTRRASIVAGAVSFVAQLLVIGVFAHGDNLTVNGVIALLAMAASCMVGLLSRERREHAVALRSQEVAEAVTAERLRIARELHDMVAHSIGIIAIQAGVGSRVIQTQPAEAREALRAIEATSRETLSGLRRTLVALRQADLGAAASGQAPLAPSPGLADIERLAAATADAGVRVDVRRSGEQRPLPADIDLSAYRIVQEALTNVVRHAGTGRCQVAIDYGDEELSVEVVDDGRGAIENGSAHGFGLVGMRERVGLLHGQLSAEPRPEGGFRVAARLPLPEPVGVPVEAR from the coding sequence ATGACGAGAACAAAGGTCATGGCCTGGGCGGGGGGTGTCCTGTACCTCTTCATGCTGGGTCTGCTGGTGGGGGGTGCGACGCGGGCTTCGGGCACGGTCCACGCGGTCGGGTCACTGCTGGCTGTGAGCCTGCTCGCCGGTGTGCTGCGACGGACGCCGCTGCTGGCTCTGGCGATGACGCTCTTCGGCTCCACCGCCGTGGTGGTGGGCACCCCGGGCTCCGTCCACGCGAGCCTGGCGGTGTCGTATCAGGGTCAGTTTCTGTCGTATCTGGCGGCGGACCTCGTCCTGAGCTTCATTGTCGCCACCTGCACGCGGCGAGCTTCGATCGTCGCCGGGGCCGTATCTTTCGTCGCGCAGCTCTTGGTTATCGGCGTCTTCGCGCACGGGGACAACCTGACCGTCAACGGCGTGATCGCCCTCTTGGCGATGGCCGCATCCTGCATGGTCGGTCTGCTCAGTCGCGAGCGCCGCGAGCACGCGGTGGCGCTGCGTTCGCAGGAGGTGGCCGAGGCCGTGACCGCCGAACGGCTGCGGATCGCACGGGAGCTGCACGACATGGTCGCGCACAGCATCGGCATCATTGCCATCCAGGCCGGGGTGGGCAGCCGGGTCATCCAGACGCAGCCTGCGGAGGCACGCGAGGCACTGCGAGCCATCGAGGCCACCAGCAGAGAGACCCTGTCGGGCCTTCGGCGCACACTGGTGGCGCTCCGTCAGGCTGACCTGGGCGCGGCGGCCTCGGGGCAGGCGCCGCTGGCACCCTCGCCGGGTCTGGCGGACATCGAACGGCTGGCGGCGGCGACGGCGGACGCGGGGGTACGCGTCGACGTACGCCGCAGCGGGGAGCAGCGCCCTTTGCCGGCCGACATCGACCTGTCCGCCTACCGGATCGTGCAGGAGGCGCTGACCAACGTGGTCCGCCACGCGGGCACCGGGCGCTGCCAGGTGGCCATCGACTACGGGGACGAGGAGCTGTCCGTGGAGGTCGTCGACGACGGGCGCGGCGCCATCGAGAACGGCTCGGCCCACGGCTTCGGCCTCGTAGGCATGCGGGAGCGGGTCGGCCTGCTGCACGGCCAACTCAGCGCTGAGCCGCGTCCCGAGGGCGGCTTCCGGGTAGCCGCGCGGCTGCCGCTGCCCGAACCCGTCGGGGTTCCGGTGGAGGCCCGATGA
- a CDS encoding response regulator yields MTDSPVRVLLADDQPLVRSGLRVIMADHPDLEVIGEAATGAEAVQLVRDVSPDVVVMDIRMPGMDGIEATRLITDGPATTRVLVLTTFDEDDHIYGALRAGASGFVVKDMALDDILAAIRVVAAGDALIAPGVTRRLIADFVERPGAAPERSPRPVEGITEREREVLTLVGRGRTNTEIAEDLFITVATAKSHVSRLFTKLGARDRVQLVITAYEMGLVTPSR; encoded by the coding sequence ATGACCGACAGTCCCGTACGTGTCCTGCTCGCCGACGACCAGCCATTGGTGCGGTCCGGTCTGCGCGTGATCATGGCCGATCACCCCGACCTGGAGGTCATCGGTGAAGCCGCCACCGGCGCCGAGGCGGTCCAACTGGTCAGAGATGTCAGCCCCGACGTCGTGGTGATGGATATCCGGATGCCCGGCATGGACGGGATCGAGGCCACTCGCCTGATCACCGACGGTCCGGCAACGACCCGCGTCCTCGTCCTGACCACCTTCGACGAGGACGACCACATCTACGGCGCGCTCCGGGCCGGCGCGAGCGGCTTCGTGGTCAAGGACATGGCCCTGGACGACATCCTCGCGGCGATCCGCGTGGTCGCCGCCGGCGACGCACTGATCGCGCCGGGTGTGACACGCCGTCTGATCGCGGACTTCGTCGAGCGCCCCGGGGCTGCCCCGGAGCGCTCCCCACGTCCGGTCGAGGGCATCACCGAACGGGAACGGGAAGTCCTGACCCTGGTCGGACGCGGCCGGACGAACACCGAGATCGCGGAGGACCTCTTCATCACGGTGGCCACCGCCAAGTCGCACGTGTCACGGCTGTTCACCAAACTGGGCGCCCGGGACCGGGTCCAGCTCGTGATCACCGCCTATGAGATGGGGCTGGTCACGCCGTCTCGCTGA
- a CDS encoding OFA family MFS transporter, producing MATTDIPTSVPYRELTDSNGRMYRVGETDVDIMGRKRKWMVILPWVGMMGISSAEYAFASAEETLHTAHHWSSLHIFWMLGVWVFFQAAVAFPAGKLRESGRLPARWAMMYGALGTLLGYLSLAYAPHVIVAYLGFGMFSGMGAGMVYATCVNMVGKWYPERKGGKTGFVNGGFAYGSVPFVFIFTGYMDLTNFRWVLVAVGVFLAAMVAVAGFFFRDPPKNWWPADVDPLRPPDDPRARRALLKNPPAVKQYTPKEAWQTGRVALMWFCLLCTSGVNIFGIAFQVEIGQEAGFAGGIVATAMSLKAIVNGTGRGVIGWLSDRYGRKQCLIFVCIVLGLSQYGILWSAGMASLPLFLLFSSISGFGGGAIFPMFAAMTSDYFGENNNASNYGLVYSSKLVSGLFGSGLGALVVSNWGHTGAFTLAGSTSLLAGFVALFLTQPGRPRSKGIKPNPQPISRDAV from the coding sequence GTGGCAACCACCGATATACCAACATCCGTTCCCTATCGGGAACTGACGGACAGCAACGGTCGTATGTATCGGGTCGGCGAGACCGACGTCGACATCATGGGCCGCAAGCGCAAGTGGATGGTCATCCTGCCGTGGGTGGGCATGATGGGCATCAGCTCGGCCGAGTACGCATTCGCCTCCGCCGAGGAAACCCTGCACACCGCGCATCACTGGAGCAGTCTGCACATCTTCTGGATGCTCGGGGTGTGGGTCTTCTTCCAGGCGGCGGTCGCCTTCCCTGCGGGCAAGCTGCGCGAAAGCGGAAGGCTTCCGGCCCGCTGGGCGATGATGTACGGCGCGCTCGGCACACTGCTGGGCTATCTCTCATTGGCGTACGCGCCGCATGTGATCGTCGCCTATCTGGGCTTCGGCATGTTCAGCGGTATGGGCGCCGGCATGGTGTACGCGACCTGCGTGAACATGGTCGGCAAGTGGTATCCGGAGCGGAAGGGCGGTAAGACCGGCTTCGTCAACGGCGGCTTCGCCTATGGCTCCGTGCCGTTCGTGTTCATCTTCACCGGTTACATGGATCTGACGAACTTCCGGTGGGTCCTTGTCGCCGTCGGCGTCTTCCTCGCGGCGATGGTGGCCGTCGCCGGGTTCTTCTTCAGGGATCCGCCGAAGAACTGGTGGCCGGCCGATGTGGACCCGCTGCGTCCGCCGGACGACCCGCGGGCTCGGCGCGCCCTGTTGAAGAACCCTCCCGCCGTGAAGCAGTACACCCCCAAGGAAGCCTGGCAGACAGGTCGGGTCGCGCTGATGTGGTTCTGTCTGCTGTGCACCTCGGGCGTGAATATCTTCGGTATCGCCTTCCAGGTGGAGATCGGCCAGGAGGCCGGCTTCGCGGGCGGCATCGTGGCCACCGCCATGTCCCTCAAGGCCATCGTCAACGGCACGGGACGAGGCGTCATCGGCTGGCTGTCGGATCGCTATGGACGCAAGCAGTGCCTGATCTTCGTCTGTATCGTCCTGGGCCTTTCCCAGTACGGCATTCTGTGGTCCGCGGGCATGGCGAGCCTGCCGCTGTTCCTGCTGTTCTCCAGCATTTCCGGATTCGGCGGAGGCGCCATCTTCCCGATGTTCGCGGCCATGACGTCGGACTACTTCGGTGAGAACAACAACGCCTCCAACTACGGTCTGGTCTACAGCTCCAAGCTGGTCTCGGGGCTCTTCGGGTCCGGGCTCGGCGCTCTGGTCGTGAGCAACTGGGGCCACACCGGGGCGTTCACCCTGGCCGGTTCCACTTCGCTGCTCGCCGGGTTCGTGGCGCTGTTTCTCACCCAGCCCGGCAGGCCCAGGTCCAAGGGCATCAAGCCCAACCCGCAGCCCATCAGCCGGGATGCCGTGTGA
- a CDS encoding acetate--CoA ligase family protein — MAEDRSRTVRTLLDAVRADGRTALTAPEGKVIADAYGIAVPGEELAGDVDQAVAHAARFDGPVVLKIVSPDILHKTDAGGVVVGVQGATDVRAAFHSIIDNARAYAPGARIEGVQVQQLLPSGQEVIVGAVTDPTFGKVVAFGLGGVLVEVLKDVTFRLAPVDADEALSMLDSIRAAEILRGVRGAPAVDRRALAEQIRRISELVTDFPEIAEVDLNPVIATPEGALAADIRVILSSEPAQERRTYSRTEILRSMRRLMQPRSVAVIGASNEQGKIGNSVMRNLIVGGFSGEIHPVNPKADDILGRKAYKSATDVPGEVDVAVFAIPAKFVASALEEVGRKGIPNAVLIPSGFAETGEHQLQAEIVAIGERYGVRILGPNIYGYYSTWQDLCATFCTPYDVKGGVALTSQSGGIGMAILGFARATKTGVSAIVGLGNKSDLDEDDLLTWFDEDPNTQCIAMHLEDLKDGRAFVAAARETVPKKPVVVLKAGRTAAGAKAAGSHTGALAGDDAVYDDILRQAGVIRAPGLHEMLEYARALPVLPTPKGDNVVIITGAGGSGVLLSDAVTDNGLSLMEIPGDLDAAFRKFIPPFGAAGNPVDITGGEPPSTYEATIRLGLEDPRIHSLVLGYWHTIVTPPMVFAELTARVVAEFRERGIEKPVVASLAGDVEVEEACSYLFERGVVAYPYTTERPVAVLCAKYRWARAAKLL, encoded by the coding sequence ATGGCAGAGGACCGCTCGCGGACGGTGCGGACGCTGCTCGATGCCGTACGGGCCGATGGCCGCACCGCGCTCACCGCGCCCGAGGGCAAAGTGATCGCGGACGCGTACGGCATCGCCGTGCCCGGTGAGGAACTGGCCGGCGATGTCGACCAGGCGGTCGCGCACGCGGCCCGCTTCGACGGGCCCGTCGTCCTCAAGATCGTCTCCCCGGACATCCTGCACAAGACCGATGCCGGTGGAGTCGTGGTCGGGGTGCAGGGCGCCACGGATGTGCGGGCCGCTTTCCACTCCATCATCGACAACGCGCGCGCCTACGCCCCCGGGGCCCGGATCGAGGGGGTGCAGGTGCAGCAGCTCCTGCCCTCCGGCCAGGAGGTCATCGTCGGTGCGGTCACCGATCCGACCTTCGGGAAGGTGGTGGCCTTCGGCCTCGGCGGCGTACTCGTGGAAGTACTCAAGGACGTGACCTTCCGGCTCGCGCCGGTCGACGCGGACGAGGCGCTCTCGATGCTCGACTCGATCCGGGCGGCCGAGATCCTGCGCGGTGTGCGCGGGGCTCCCGCGGTGGACCGGCGGGCGCTCGCCGAGCAGATCCGCCGGATCTCCGAACTGGTCACCGACTTCCCGGAGATCGCCGAGGTGGACCTCAACCCGGTGATCGCCACACCGGAGGGCGCGCTTGCGGCGGACATCCGCGTGATTCTCTCCTCGGAACCGGCGCAGGAGCGGCGCACCTACAGCCGCACTGAGATCCTCCGGTCCATGCGCCGGCTGATGCAGCCGCGCTCGGTCGCCGTGATCGGGGCCTCCAACGAGCAGGGCAAGATCGGCAATTCGGTTATGCGCAACCTCATCGTCGGCGGCTTCTCGGGAGAGATCCATCCCGTGAACCCCAAGGCCGATGACATTCTCGGCCGCAAGGCGTACAAGAGTGCCACGGACGTTCCCGGTGAGGTGGATGTGGCGGTCTTCGCGATCCCCGCCAAGTTCGTGGCCTCGGCACTCGAGGAGGTGGGACGCAAGGGGATTCCCAACGCGGTGCTCATCCCCTCCGGGTTCGCGGAGACCGGCGAACACCAGCTGCAGGCCGAGATCGTGGCCATTGGTGAGCGGTACGGCGTACGCATCCTTGGCCCGAACATCTACGGCTACTACTCGACCTGGCAGGATCTCTGCGCCACCTTCTGCACGCCGTACGACGTCAAGGGCGGGGTGGCGCTCACATCCCAGTCGGGCGGCATCGGCATGGCGATCCTCGGCTTCGCACGCGCCACGAAGACGGGCGTCTCCGCGATCGTCGGGCTCGGCAACAAGTCGGACCTGGACGAGGACGATCTGCTGACCTGGTTCGATGAGGACCCCAACACCCAGTGCATCGCCATGCACCTGGAGGATCTCAAGGACGGCAGGGCCTTTGTGGCCGCGGCCCGGGAGACCGTGCCGAAGAAGCCCGTGGTGGTGCTGAAGGCGGGACGCACCGCGGCGGGCGCCAAGGCCGCCGGGTCGCATACGGGGGCCCTCGCGGGCGACGACGCCGTGTACGACGACATCCTCCGGCAGGCCGGTGTGATCCGGGCGCCCGGGCTCCACGAGATGCTGGAGTACGCGCGTGCCCTGCCGGTACTGCCCACCCCGAAGGGCGACAACGTCGTCATCATCACCGGTGCCGGTGGTTCCGGTGTGCTCCTCTCGGACGCGGTGACCGACAACGGCCTCTCCCTGATGGAGATTCCGGGGGATCTGGACGCCGCCTTCCGGAAGTTCATCCCTCCCTTTGGGGCGGCGGGGAACCCGGTGGACATCACGGGTGGGGAGCCGCCGTCGACGTACGAGGCGACGATCCGGCTCGGCCTGGAGGACCCGCGGATCCACTCCCTGGTCCTTGGCTACTGGCACACCATCGTCACCCCACCAATGGTGTTCGCCGAGCTCACCGCGCGCGTAGTGGCCGAATTCCGGGAGCGGGGCATCGAGAAGCCGGTGGTGGCCTCGCTCGCGGGCGACGTCGAGGTCGAAGAGGCGTGCTCCTATCTCTTCGAGCGAGGCGTCGTGGCGTACCCGTACACGACCGAGCGGCCCGTCGCGGTCCTCTGCGCCAAGTACCGCTGGGCACGGGCGGCGAAGCTGCTGTGA
- the frc gene encoding formyl-CoA transferase, with amino-acid sequence MTKALEGIRVLDMTHVQSGPSATQLLAWLGADVVKLEAPTGDITRKQLRDLPDVDSLYFTMLNCNKRSITLNTKTERGKEILTELIRRSDVMVENFGPGAVDRMGFTWERIQEINPRIVYASIKGFGEGPYTNFKAYEVVAQAMGGSMSTTGFEDGPPLATGAQIGDSGTGIHAVAGILAALFQRENTGRGQRVNVAMQHAVLNLCRVKLRDQQRLAHGPLAEYPNEDFGDEVPRSGNASGGGQPGWAVKCAPGGPNDYVYVIVQPVGWKPLSELIGRPELAEDPEWATPESRLPKLGKMFQLIEEWSSTLPKWEVLEQLNSRNIPCGPILSTKEIVEDASLAANEMVVKVPHPERGEFTTVGSPLKLSDSPVDVSSSPLLGEHNEEVYVGELGLGDEELRLLKSNGVI; translated from the coding sequence ATGACCAAGGCTCTCGAAGGCATTCGCGTCCTCGATATGACGCACGTCCAGTCAGGGCCCTCCGCGACCCAGCTGCTCGCCTGGCTCGGCGCGGATGTCGTCAAGCTCGAGGCACCGACCGGTGACATCACCCGCAAGCAGCTGCGCGATCTGCCGGACGTCGACTCGCTCTACTTCACGATGCTCAACTGCAACAAGCGGAGCATCACCCTCAACACCAAGACCGAACGCGGCAAGGAGATCCTCACCGAGCTGATCCGGCGCTCGGACGTCATGGTCGAGAACTTCGGCCCGGGAGCCGTGGACCGGATGGGGTTCACCTGGGAACGCATCCAGGAGATCAATCCGCGTATCGTCTATGCCTCCATCAAGGGTTTTGGGGAAGGTCCGTACACCAACTTCAAGGCCTACGAGGTCGTGGCGCAGGCCATGGGCGGGTCGATGTCGACCACGGGCTTCGAGGACGGGCCACCGCTGGCCACCGGGGCGCAGATCGGGGACTCGGGCACGGGCATCCACGCCGTGGCGGGGATTCTCGCGGCGCTGTTCCAGCGGGAGAACACCGGGCGTGGTCAGCGGGTCAATGTGGCCATGCAGCATGCTGTGCTCAACCTCTGTCGGGTGAAGCTGCGCGATCAGCAGCGCCTGGCCCATGGCCCGCTCGCTGAATATCCCAACGAGGACTTCGGCGATGAAGTTCCCCGTTCGGGAAACGCGTCCGGCGGCGGTCAGCCCGGCTGGGCGGTGAAGTGCGCACCGGGCGGCCCGAACGACTATGTGTACGTCATCGTCCAACCGGTCGGCTGGAAGCCCCTTTCGGAGCTGATCGGCCGGCCCGAACTGGCCGAGGACCCCGAGTGGGCGACCCCCGAGTCCCGGCTGCCCAAGCTCGGCAAGATGTTCCAGCTGATCGAGGAGTGGTCGTCGACGCTCCCGAAGTGGGAAGTCCTGGAACAGCTCAACTCCCGCAACATCCCATGCGGCCCGATCCTGTCGACGAAGGAGATCGTCGAGGACGCCTCGCTCGCCGCCAACGAGATGGTCGTGAAGGTGCCCCACCCGGAGCGCGGCGAGTTCACCACGGTCGGCAGCCCGCTCAAGCTCTCCGACTCCCCCGTGGACGTGTCCAGCTCGCCGCTGCTCGGTGAGCACAACGAAGAGGTGTATGTCGGCGAGCTCGGCCTCGGTGACGAGGAGCTGCGCCTGCTCAAGTCGAACGGAGTGATCTGA